The following coding sequences are from one Candidatus Nitrohelix vancouverensis window:
- a CDS encoding NTP transferase domain-containing protein: MQAVILLAGYGSRLGRDDLAHKSFLPFGNETLLSRHLKSLQALGVAKAVLVLGHNHDAVRDYALGLNLDLPLEFIDNKVYRTTGNTLSLVLGLKRTDQDVVILDGDVYYPQETFLDYVERSHANSFAVVSADINDAECAKVLLKDNGVISAFITKRLLTEQEKTDYKFGGEAIGFFKLNREAASRFTEMYYANEAAYEKTLWEIPFSDFAQSNEIHFWAIDQPGCFEIDTAEDYQEALDWSQAHPGV; encoded by the coding sequence ATGCAAGCGGTGATTTTATTGGCGGGTTATGGTTCCCGCCTGGGGCGAGATGATCTGGCGCACAAAAGCTTTCTACCCTTCGGCAATGAAACGCTTCTGTCCCGCCACCTGAAAAGTTTGCAGGCCCTGGGCGTTGCGAAGGCTGTGCTGGTTCTGGGGCATAACCACGACGCAGTCAGGGATTACGCGCTCGGTCTGAATCTGGATTTGCCTCTCGAATTCATCGACAACAAAGTGTATCGCACCACTGGCAATACGCTGTCGCTGGTATTGGGATTGAAGCGCACCGATCAGGATGTGGTGATTCTGGACGGAGACGTATACTATCCGCAAGAGACTTTCCTTGATTATGTTGAGCGGTCTCATGCCAACTCGTTTGCCGTCGTCTCAGCGGACATCAATGACGCCGAATGCGCCAAGGTTCTTCTGAAAGACAACGGCGTGATATCCGCATTCATCACCAAGCGCTTGCTGACGGAACAGGAGAAAACGGATTACAAATTTGGCGGCGAGGCGATTGGTTTTTTCAAGCTGAATCGCGAGGCGGCGTCGCGCTTCACCGAAATGTATTACGCAAATGAAGCGGCCTATGAAAAGACGCTGTGGGAAATTCCCTTCTCTGATTTTGCCCAGTCTAACGAAATTCATTTCTGGGCGATCGATCAGCCCGGTTGTTTCGAGATCGACACCGCCGAAGATTATCAGGAAGCGCTCGACTGGAGCCAGGCCCACCCGGGCGTTTGA